One genomic window of Cupriavidus malaysiensis includes the following:
- a CDS encoding DASS family sodium-coupled anion symporter has translation MPDPSPQSTLPDAKAGKPAAQSTAARAQPWGLYAAAVALLAVLALPLPADLPVAGHRMLAILAFAVVVWITEAVSYEASAIMITSLMAGLIGFAPDVAAPDKLYGTGKALGMALSGFSNTALALVAAALFIAAAMTVTALDRRIALVTLSAIGTSTRRILIGTIAVTIALSLVVPSATARSACVVPIMMGVIAAFGVDKKSNIAAGIMITVAQATSVWNVGIQTAAAQNLLTVGFMDKLLGERVTWLQWLIAGAPWAIVMSVVLYFLVRVLLPAEADAIPGGKEAVQQELAALGPMTGPQKRLAAVSLGLLLFWATEGKLHQFDTATVTFVGLVILMLPRVGVMDWKTMQQRTPWGTLIVFGVGISLGTALLTTQAGQWLGRFVVANSGLSGQGPLFVFAVLAAFLILIHLGFASATALTAALLPILIAVLQTLPGDLHQVGLTMLLGFTVSFGFVLPINAPQNMVCLGTDTFNGRQFAKVGIPMTVIGYALMLLFAATYWRWLGWL, from the coding sequence ATGCCCGATCCCAGCCCGCAATCCACGCTGCCCGATGCCAAGGCGGGCAAGCCTGCCGCGCAGTCCACCGCCGCCAGGGCGCAGCCCTGGGGCCTGTATGCCGCCGCCGTGGCACTGCTGGCCGTGCTGGCACTGCCACTGCCGGCCGACCTGCCGGTCGCCGGCCACCGCATGCTGGCCATCCTGGCCTTCGCCGTGGTGGTGTGGATCACCGAGGCAGTCTCCTACGAAGCCAGCGCCATCATGATCACCTCGTTGATGGCGGGCCTGATCGGCTTCGCTCCCGACGTGGCGGCACCCGACAAGCTGTACGGCACCGGCAAGGCGCTGGGCATGGCCCTGTCCGGCTTTTCCAATACCGCGCTGGCGCTGGTGGCGGCCGCCCTCTTCATCGCCGCGGCGATGACGGTGACGGCGCTCGACCGCCGCATCGCGCTGGTCACGCTGTCGGCCATCGGCACCAGCACGCGGCGCATCCTGATCGGCACCATCGCCGTCACCATTGCGCTGAGCCTGGTGGTGCCCAGCGCCACCGCGCGCAGCGCCTGCGTGGTGCCGATCATGATGGGCGTGATCGCGGCCTTCGGTGTCGACAAGAAATCCAATATCGCCGCCGGCATCATGATCACCGTGGCACAGGCCACCAGTGTCTGGAACGTCGGCATCCAGACCGCCGCCGCGCAGAACCTGCTCACCGTCGGTTTCATGGACAAGCTGCTGGGCGAGCGCGTGACCTGGCTGCAATGGCTGATCGCCGGCGCGCCGTGGGCCATCGTGATGTCGGTGGTGCTCTATTTCCTGGTGCGCGTGCTGCTGCCCGCCGAAGCCGACGCAATCCCCGGCGGCAAGGAGGCCGTGCAGCAGGAACTGGCCGCGCTGGGCCCGATGACGGGCCCGCAGAAGCGGCTGGCGGCAGTCTCGCTCGGGCTGCTGTTGTTCTGGGCCACCGAGGGCAAGCTGCACCAGTTCGACACCGCCACCGTCACCTTCGTCGGCCTCGTCATCCTGATGCTGCCGCGCGTGGGCGTGATGGACTGGAAGACCATGCAGCAACGCACCCCCTGGGGCACGCTGATCGTGTTCGGCGTGGGCATCAGCCTGGGCACCGCCCTGCTCACCACGCAGGCCGGCCAGTGGCTGGGCAGGTTCGTGGTGGCGAACTCCGGCCTGTCCGGGCAGGGACCGCTGTTCGTGTTCGCCGTGCTGGCCGCCTTCCTGATCCTGATCCACCTCGGCTTCGCCAGCGCCACGGCGCTGACCGCCGCGCTGCTGCCGATCCTGATCGCCGTGCTGCAGACCCTGCCGGGCGACCTCCACCAGGTCGGGCTGACCATGCTGCTCGGCTTCACCGTGAGCTTCGGCTTCGTGCTGCCGATCAATGCACCGCAGAACATGGTCTGCCTCGGCACCGACACCTTCAACGGCCGCCAGTTCGCCAAGGTCGGCATTCCCATGACGGTGATCGGCTACGCGCTGATGCTGCTGTTCGCCGCCACCTACTGGCGCTGGCTGGGCTGGCTGTAG